The genomic region ctttcctccacccgctccaacctgcctgcactcgcctcttcacctcttttccacactccccatcacactgaactgttgaccccaagtacttaaactcctgcaccttcttcacctcaaccccctgtaacctaacgcttctacctggatccctctcgttcagacacatgtattctgtcttactatgactgaccttcatgcctcttctttccagagcaaacctccacctctccagctgttcctccacctgctctctactctcactgcaaatcacaatgtcatccgcaaacatcattgtccagggagattcctgtctgacctcatctgtcagcctgtccatcaacatagcaaacaaaaagggactcaaagctgatccttggtgtagtcccacctccaccttgaactcctctgtctgacctacagcacatctcaccaccgtcatacttctctcatacatgtcctgaactagtctgacatacttctctgccactcccgacgactTCATACACTatcacagctcctccctcggcaccctgtcatacgccttctctaaatccacaaagacacaatgcagctccttctgaccatctctgtacttttccatcaaccttctcaaagcaaaaacagcatcagtggtgctcttacggggcatgaaaccatactgctgctcacaaatctccaccttcgtcctaagcctggcttccactactctttcccacagcttcattgtgtggctcatcaactttattcctctatagttgctgcagttctgcgtgtcacccttgttcttaaagatcggaaccagaacacttctcctccattcctcaggcatcttctcactctctagaatcctattgaacaaactggttaaaaactccactgctgtctctcctaagcacttccacacctccacaggtacgtcatcaggaccaacagcctttccactcttcatccttttcagagccttcctaacctcatcctttccaatctcttctatttcctgctccacaacatcaacatcttcctctcttctttccctgtcattttcctcattcatcggatcctcaaaatactccttccatcttttctgcacactctcctgggttgttagcacctttccatctctgtccttaatcacccttacctgttgcacatccttcccatctctatctctctgtctggctagcctgtacaagtccttctctccttcctttgtgtctaacctgtcatacagctcatcgtaagctttctgtttggcctttgccacctccctcttcactctacgctgcgcttccttgtactcctgtctactttcctcagtcctttctacatcccacttccttctagctaacctcttcctctggatgcattcctgtacttcctcattccaccaccaagtgtctgaCCAAtgtttaccttctttcctctttccagatgacacacctagcaccttcctacctgtttccctgataacctctgctgtagtttcccagtcatctggaagctcatcctgaccaccaagaacctgtctcaacgtctgtctgaattcctcacaagtttcttcattctttaacatccaccacttggtcttcttttctgtcttccctcttttcttcttcctgacctccagagtcatcttacacaccaccatgcggtgctgtctggctacactctctcctaccaccactttgcagtcactaacctctctcaaatgacctcgtctacataggatgtagtccacctgtgtactcctacctccacttctgtatgtcactctgtgttcctctctcttctgaaagtaagtgttgactacagccatttccatcctcttagcaaagtccaccaccatctgtccttccagattcctttccttcacaccaaacctgcccatcacctcctcatcacctctgttgccctcaccaacatgcccattaaagtctgctccaacaacaactctctctcctctggggattCTCTCTATggcctcatcaaactcactccagaatctctccttctcttctaactcacagccaacctgtggcgcatacccactgactacattcaccatcaccccttcaatttctagctttatgctcatcaccctgtctgagactcttttcacctctagaacactgtttacaaactcccccttcagaatcactcctaccccgtttctcttcctatccacaccatggtagaacagtttgtatcctcctccaatgctacgtgccttgctgcccttccaccttgtctcctgcacacacagtacatctaccttccttctctccatcatgtctgccagctctctgcctttccctgtcattgtgccaacgttaagagtccctattctcagatctatgttcctgcctttccccttctctctctgcccatgaacccttctgcctcccctctttcttcgaccaacagtagtcaaatttccaccgacaccctgtaggttaacagcatcggtggcggtcgttgttaacccgggcctcgaccgatccggtatgaaagtcttgtggatgattcgcatggttattttggcaatttttacgccggatgcccttcctgacgcaaccctctctatttatccgggcttgggaccagcacagaaatcactggcttgcaacccctgtggctagattatgTAGATGttctatttaaaaagtaatttaaaacattaaacactagtttgtgttatttttaaaagtaatgttttattcaccatgatttgtttttgcactgtagTTAAATCCAGCGCAGATACACTGTATGACTACAGTTTACATGTTTCTGCATTAAATACTATTGTTACAGATAAATTATTAAACACTATAATTGCTGAAACGTTAAAATTAATTTGCGTTCAGACTCGCACTTTCTGCGAGACAGGGGTACTCTGGCTGACCCCTAAAACAGCAGAAGTTGCAATTAAATCAGACAGCTGTGCACAACTGTATAATCCTTCATCTACTAGTGTGCTGAGTGGCAGCAGGAACATCATAAAACTTCAAAAGAAAACGTTTCAGCACACTTAAGGGATTTCAAGAGTTCAATTTATTATAGTTTAGCAAattgtaaatgaataaatgtacaATCAACACTTTAACATAACATCCCTTAATGTTAAATGCATCATCTgtatcattaaaacatttagaaaaccTGGAAAAATATCTGTCGGGCAGGGACTACAAAACTAGAAAGAATTTGGCAGGCAGTATTACATTAAAAACTGCTATAACCCTGCAGTGGAAATCACTGCATGGGCTCAAAAACAACTCTAAAAACCAACGTGAACAGAGTTTGTTGCTCCATccacaaatgcaaattaaaactCTACTGCAAACAGGCAAACAatgcaaacaagaaaacaaggaCCTAAAACAGTGCTGCATTTTTTTAACTCTGTCCCAACACTGTTACTGTGATtttttcaaaaaacacaaacctaaTAACAGGCTGTTCAATTAGCATTTAAAATACTAGGTATAATATTGTAATGTTACATGAATAACTaagtttaacacattttccatctgtaaatatgtaatattaattAATGTGATGTAATAATATGACCATACATgttaaatcaaatgttaaaacacacaatgaactgaataaacaaatcaaaaacacactCTAAGAATTGAAAGTATattaccattttttttttcaaatcagggctaaataataatctatttaataattcaaatgtggtaaaaaaaaagaataaaccattcaggaataaataattaataatttaaaaacaattattgGCTGACTAAATATGTCATAAAGTATAAATCCAGTGTAAGAAAAGTACATATCATAAATATATAAGCaatgcagatgtttttaaaatcacttgAAAGCAAAGTTTTTTACGTCAATTTGGCAAATATCTGAAATCACATAAAGATTGtatcaaaagaaaatataaaatagacaTTGATCAGTCAAGAACAAGGCGAAgcaaatatgaataataatgacCGTAACTAAGAATATGGTTCGTTTTCACAGTGAAAGTCAAGCAAAGAAAATCTTTCTTCACTTTTACTCTTCTGCTACAGTGCTACAGAGTCAAACACAACCCTTGTTAATCAGCAACAAAATCCACCAGTAATGTTTGAGCAATTCAAGAAACATCTGTTGAACAAATGGCAATGTATTAAATATTGCTGggttttttacattttgggaTAATAGTTCTAAGGACATTTTGACCAGTCCTCACAACTTTAAAATACCTTTTTGGTTGTAGAGACTATGTAATAACTGAGGGTTTGGCCATTTCATTATGCTACTTAAAATCACATTAACTGGAAAGGAGAGAAATGatcaccgtgtgtgtgtgcttgcatgcaATGGGATCAACAACCCAGAAAACTTTCAAGggaactattttttttatttttaggtttggGATTGCACTAGTTATGATTATAATTATGGGTATTCGTGTTAATGTGATAAACtcaacaatattaaaaatcaCTCTTGAGGAGCTTAAGCAGGAACTTTTTAATGGCTTCATCTATGTCCTCTGACCTTAATCCATTATGCTTTAGTTTCAAACACAGATCcttgagtttctttttttggtgTCCTTCAGCCTTGACACTTCCCTGATATTTACAGATGCGACAAAATGTTCGACTTCTATACAGAAAATCAATGAACTGTTGATTAGTGGCAGCGGGAGGGGCAGATGTGGTTAAAGGTTGAAATGTGCAATCGCATtggcttttaatttgtttggGATACAACTCAGCAACAGTTACTGTGCTAGGACAATCTGTTTTAGGAAATACGTCAATGCCAAATGTTTGTTGGAGTTCCTTCAAAGTCCTCATCTCCAGATATTTAGATGTACAGTCTGCAGTGTTCTTGCCCCAGTGAGCACCTGCTAAAAACGTTTTCTTGTCTTTGCCTTGACAGCAGAAGGCTGACCAGAGAACTGAGGGTATGTTGACCTTCtcattaagtttgtttttttgtgtgtcctTGCTGGGACTTGCTCCAGTCACTACATAGGCTTCCTGGTTTGAGCAGTAGGTTTTTAAGATACATTGGACACAGTGCTCCATTTTGTCCCAGCTGCCTTTGTTGAACGATGAGGCTTGTGGAACAATGTTTGTAAGTGTGAAAGTTGAAATTTTGTCACTTCTTTCAAATGCATAAGAAACTGGAAATAAATGGCCCCTGGAATAGTCATTGTTATTTGTGTAATCATAATCACTGGCCTGGTGTTTATACGTGACACGTTCACAATCCTCCATGTTTATTTCCTCCATGTCTTCAAGCTGCAAAAATTCAAACACAGTGGTAATCATGTTTTACCAGtattaaataattaactaaACTATTGAACAAGAAACGGAAACACAAGATTAGAATTACAAGGTTATTTGAGATACAGGTACCTGTGGCTCTATCTTCCAGGGGACATGCTCAGGTCTTCccttctgttctcctctgtacttgtaagcagaaaacactgggatcttgttttctgtgtcataGAGTGTCACAAACCTTTTTTCATCCTGAAAGGTCTGGCAAATGGCTTTgtatcttttttgtttgttttgcttgatTAGACCATTTTCCAAGATGCCTGGAACCTGTGGAGGCCTGTCATTAAGAAGAAACCCTTTACACGCCTTTGACATCAACTGCAccacttcagtctctgtgggactgatggacaggaggaggaggacagcgaGGGGCAGGAGACACCACATCTTCAGAGgagtcatcatcacacactgtcagacaaattattaaaaaattataaaaatattggacaaattactgatgtctctctctctctcgcagagttacagtatattttcattttttttttaagttcatttGCCTTATGGCTCCTTATTTATGCTACAATATGTTAATTAATTTCATCCCAAGTAACTACATGTCTGGTAGATAAGTGTTTCTTATCTGCGTTATCAGTACAGCACAGTCCAGTTTTGAGTTTAACAGAGAGCTACAGAAAAGAGAACCAGACGTTTTAAACTTATGACTGCTTCAATAGGTGTATACAAGATGTTTGATGATAAAAAATAACTAATGTTAAgtataatgttttaatgaaagacaaacagatgaaaaaacCTGTATAAAATACTCCCTCCTCCTTCCATAATAAGTTCATGCCCTTTTCTTAAATGAATTAGATATTAAATGGAATCAGTTAACTGCAGGGGGGATTTTGTTACAGCTGCTGTCAACCACACcaatggaaatataaataacttGGACAagagtaaaactgaaaatttaGATGTACTcatattactatttattattatactcaTGTACTCGTGGCTATATATTATTCTGGGGCTTCATACATACATGATCATGTCATTTTCAAGTAAAGCAAATGCAAATCCATGTTACAATGTGTCTTTATGCAACAGCTTCTCTGGTTTGCAGAgtaaaacttttcagctcattGATTCCATGATGGTGGAACCATCTACTCACcctcaattttcaaaaactaaaaacaaaacacttgccccttataccccatgaaatggaaacagctTTTCCTAGAGGACTTTACTTaaaagtttgtctccttggcttGTATATtctgcttgctttgtacctcacttgtaagtcactatgaataaaagcatctgccaaatgactaaaagtaaatttaaatgtaaaacgGTTTGTTTGAGCTCTTCCCCTACCCTGTTCTGTTCTGACTGGCCAGCTTGTAAAGGTGGCGGACTAAACCCAGCTGGAACACAGACTGTAAACAACACCAGCCTTTCAGCTAACCATATTAGTTAAACAAGTGGTAGGTTACAGGGGTTAATTATATGTCCTTCATGAAGTGCAGTGAACAGATACAAAACATAgtttaaagtctgtttttggCCTGTAACTTTATCTACCGTTGTTTTCTAGTTCTGTCTTTGGGGAGAGTATATAAAGTTTATTCTCACAGCCGAATAATGTAATTCAAAGAGTTTTTGATAAGTATCCTGTATGTTTTGTATGAGTGTTTTACTGATGGCACTGGCAGTTTTATCAGAGTAAAGGATGGAGTTCATATAAACAGATACCATAAGATTATTGTATTattctgaaaataaattaaagataattttAGTTGTTGAAAcgtatagttagagatggatcaggtgactctgaaccatctcttagttatgctgatatagcttagtctgctgggggacctctagTGACACACTGAGTTGTAGGCCTACTTGTTAGCTACCTGGCGCCGCCTCAGGCCTGTTGCAGTAGCTCCCGTtagattttgtagttttgtagttattttggccattttttttttttttctttccttacttttctctttaaaCTCCCCTTCGAAACAACTTACTTCACGTTGGAATATGGCGTTACTGATgattttttcctcatttttcgTGACTTTTCCAACACTTTATGTACTGATGGGGATTAACAATGGACGCGACCAGGAGCGGACGCATTGTTTACAACAGGGATCAGCTGATCGAGAGAAGGCGCCGGGGATGCAGAGCtggactaaaaaagaaagagtggaagagaaggtttaaaccttctctaccTTCTGTGGTCACGGGAAATGTGAGGTCCCTGGTGAAGAAGATGGATGAGCTCGGTGCGCTGACTTCAAGCCAGCGGGAATATCGTGAGTGCagcatcatgtgttttactgagacctggttcAGGAA from Anabas testudineus chromosome 18, fAnaTes1.2, whole genome shotgun sequence harbors:
- the LOC113168643 gene encoding uncharacterized protein LOC113168643 — encoded protein: MMTPLKMWCLLPLAVLLLLSISPTETEVVQLMSKACKGFLLNDRPPQVPGILENGLIKQNKQKRYKAICQTFQDEKRFVTLYDTENKIPVFSAYKYRGEQKGRPEHVPWKIEPQLEDMEEINMEDCERVTYKHQASDYDYTNNNDYSRGHLFPVSYAFERSDKISTFTLTNIVPQASSFNKGSWDKMEHCVQCILKTYCSNQEAYVVTGASPSKDTQKNKLNEKVNIPSVLWSAFCCQGKDKKTFLAGAHWGKNTADCTSKYLEMRTLKELQQTFGIDVFPKTDCPSTVTVAELYPKQIKSQCDCTFQPLTTSAPPAATNQQFIDFLYRSRTFCRICKYQGSVKAEGHQKKKLKDLCLKLKHNGLRSEDIDEAIKKFLLKLLKSDF